One window of the Tissierella sp. genome contains the following:
- the nth gene encoding endonuclease III, whose protein sequence is MMLSKEETKIVINKLLERFPDAKAELDFTNNFELLIATILSAQCTDVQVNKTTKVLFQELKKPEDYIKLSVDELGAKIRSCGFYKTKSTNILETCKLLLEKYNGEVPSTMEELTSLPGVGRKTANVVLSNAFNTPAIAVDTHVFRVSNRIGLANSTNVLDTEKDLMDNIEREMWSKAHHLLIFHGRRICKARKPLCDICPVTDYCFYYKKESK, encoded by the coding sequence ATGATGCTTTCAAAAGAAGAAACTAAAATAGTAATAAATAAGCTTTTAGAGAGGTTTCCAGATGCAAAAGCAGAGCTGGATTTTACGAATAATTTTGAACTATTAATTGCAACTATACTCTCAGCCCAATGTACAGATGTACAAGTAAATAAGACTACTAAGGTTTTATTTCAAGAATTGAAAAAGCCTGAAGATTATATAAAATTGTCTGTAGATGAATTGGGAGCAAAAATAAGGTCCTGTGGATTTTACAAGACTAAGAGTACAAATATACTAGAAACATGCAAACTACTACTAGAAAAATATAATGGTGAAGTGCCAAGTACTATGGAGGAGTTAACATCTTTACCTGGTGTAGGTAGAAAAACTGCCAATGTAGTATTGAGCAATGCCTTTAATACTCCAGCAATTGCAGTAGATACCCATGTTTTCAGGGTATCTAATAGGATAGGACTAGCTAATAGTACAAATGTCTTAGATACAGAAAAGGATTTAATGGATAATATAGAAAGAGAGATGTGGTCTAAGGCACATCATCTGCTAATTTTCCATGGAAGAAGAATATGCAAAGCAAGAAAACCATTATGTGATATTTGTCCAGTAACTGATTATTGTTTCTATTACAAAAAAGAGAGTAAATAA
- a CDS encoding cell division FtsA domain-containing protein, with protein sequence MKGELIFSLDIGTRTIIGIVGEYLEDESFKVLAYTVKEHKKRNMFDGQIHDIEGVAKVVKDVVVELEEKTGTKLRVVSIAAAGRALKTHKIRVEQTIDDLEITRNKVEALELEAVQRAQDEMNQLEINKILKYYSIGYTVVDYYLDENRMESLVGHKGERIGVELLATFLPQIVIESLYTVISRVGLEVGSITLEPIAAINVAIKKELRLLNLALVDIGAGTSDIAITKDGQIISYAMTSTAGDEITERLAQAYLLDFNNSEKLKVELSRKEEHDFIDVIGVSHNLSTNEIVNTIFDVIEKIATEIADKIIEYNGKAPSAVFLVGGSSQMPMLKETIAEKLGLPKERVAIRDTSAIENIEGLEETNGPDMITPIGIAIEGAQDKYRNFIKVTFNGEEIRVFNTEDIKVSDVLVLTGYNPRDLMPKRSDDFIYYINGKKRIIRGKEGTHPELLVDKNSGNLKTKLRDGAVIDIIPSIVEPIEPPYLYDIVLMDKTILFDKTEIDLVEEIKVNDKVIGSNIKLNKEDKIQVNEIKSFGNLIDRYGNGSSTEEYLINGEKHPYYYELKKGDIVSRISMEEVNHHVDNTIGDNKLIRLVINDSQMDIYYKKDKFVFVDIFDHIDFDRSSLKGKLVLKVNGRDAEYMEDLKNGDNIKVYWE encoded by the coding sequence TTGAAGGGTGAACTAATATTTTCGCTAGATATTGGAACTAGAACTATTATAGGCATAGTAGGGGAGTATCTGGAGGATGAAAGTTTTAAGGTACTTGCATATACCGTAAAAGAACATAAAAAAAGAAATATGTTTGATGGACAGATCCATGATATTGAAGGAGTAGCCAAGGTAGTTAAGGATGTAGTAGTAGAACTGGAAGAAAAAACAGGCACTAAGCTAAGGGTTGTATCCATAGCTGCTGCTGGTCGAGCTCTTAAGACTCATAAAATAAGAGTGGAACAGACTATTGATGACTTAGAGATAACTAGAAATAAGGTAGAGGCTCTTGAATTAGAAGCTGTTCAAAGAGCCCAAGATGAGATGAACCAATTAGAGATAAATAAAATTCTTAAGTATTATAGTATAGGTTATACTGTAGTAGATTATTATTTAGATGAAAATAGAATGGAGTCTTTAGTTGGTCATAAGGGAGAGCGAATAGGAGTAGAGCTTTTGGCTACATTTTTGCCTCAAATAGTTATTGAAAGTTTATATACTGTAATATCAAGGGTTGGACTGGAAGTAGGTAGTATTACTCTTGAACCAATAGCTGCAATTAATGTGGCAATTAAGAAGGAGCTAAGATTATTGAATTTGGCCTTAGTGGATATTGGGGCAGGTACATCAGATATTGCCATCACAAAAGATGGTCAAATTATTTCATATGCCATGACATCTACTGCGGGAGATGAAATAACTGAAAGATTAGCTCAGGCCTATTTATTGGATTTTAATAATAGTGAAAAGCTAAAGGTAGAGCTTAGCAGAAAAGAAGAGCACGATTTTATTGATGTAATAGGGGTATCCCACAATCTAAGTACTAATGAAATTGTAAATACAATTTTTGATGTAATTGAAAAGATAGCTACAGAAATAGCAGATAAAATAATTGAGTATAATGGTAAAGCTCCCAGTGCAGTATTTCTAGTTGGAGGAAGTAGTCAAATGCCAATGCTAAAGGAGACCATAGCCGAAAAACTAGGACTGCCGAAAGAAAGAGTAGCAATAAGAGATACATCTGCGATTGAAAATATTGAAGGGTTAGAAGAGACTAATGGGCCTGATATGATAACGCCAATTGGTATTGCCATAGAAGGTGCTCAGGATAAATATAGAAACTTTATTAAAGTTACATTCAATGGAGAAGAAATTCGAGTATTTAACACTGAGGATATTAAAGTATCCGATGTTTTAGTATTGACTGGGTATAATCCAAGAGATTTAATGCCTAAGAGATCCGATGATTTTATATACTATATCAATGGCAAGAAAAGAATAATAAGGGGCAAAGAAGGTACCCATCCAGAGTTATTGGTAGATAAAAATTCAGGAAATTTAAAAACTAAATTAAGGGATGGAGCTGTTATAGATATTATTCCTAGCATAGTTGAACCTATTGAACCACCATACCTCTATGATATTGTATTAATGGACAAAACAATATTATTTGATAAAACAGAAATTGATCTTGTGGAAGAAATTAAAGTTAATGATAAGGTCATAGGTAGTAATATTAAGCTAAATAAAGAAGATAAAATTCAAGTTAATGAAATAAAATCATTTGGAAATCTAATAGATAGATATGGTAATGGATCAAGTACTGAAGAATACTTAATAAACGGAGAAAAACATCCATATTACTATGAGTTAAAGAAAGGCGATATAGTTTCAAGAATATCGATGGAAGAAGTCAATCATCATGTTGATAATACCATAGGAGATAATAAATTAATAAGATTAGTGATAAATGATAGCCAAATGGACATATACTATAAAAAAGACAAATTTGTCTTTGTAGATATTTTTGACCATATAGATTTTGATAGATCTTCATTAAAAGGGAAGTTAGTTTTGAAGGTAAATGGCAGAGATGCAGAATATATGGAAGACTTAAAGAATGGAGATAATATAAAAGTCTACTGGGAATAA
- a CDS encoding DUF2225 domain-containing protein produces MEEISALYDKTIECPVCSKEFTTKKVRLSKLRLVKRDEDFLNYYSTENPIKYHIFVCPHCGYAAADNNFEAIKKDQKGIIIDNITSRWKQRDFGGERDLDEAIESYKLALVSGTLLNDTKLEQGNNCLNIGWLYRLKEEKDQEMRFLRLARDQFIDAYNNESLSGTNMDDSKLSYLIGELSRRLNEAEESLSWFNTCLGLASTKMNPALNEMAREQWRLIREM; encoded by the coding sequence ATGGAAGAAATAAGTGCACTATATGATAAAACTATTGAGTGTCCTGTATGCTCAAAGGAGTTTACTACAAAAAAAGTACGGCTTTCAAAGCTAAGATTAGTTAAGAGAGATGAAGATTTTCTAAACTATTATAGTACTGAAAATCCAATAAAATATCACATATTTGTATGCCCTCACTGTGGGTATGCTGCAGCTGATAATAATTTTGAAGCTATTAAAAAGGATCAAAAAGGAATTATTATTGATAATATTACTTCAAGATGGAAACAACGAGATTTTGGTGGAGAGAGAGATTTAGATGAGGCAATTGAGTCATATAAATTGGCTTTAGTTTCAGGAACTTTATTAAATGATACAAAATTGGAGCAAGGAAATAATTGCCTAAATATAGGTTGGCTATATAGACTTAAAGAAGAAAAAGATCAAGAAATGAGATTTTTAAGATTAGCTAGAGATCAATTTATAGATGCATATAATAATGAATCCTTATCAGGAACTAATATGGATGATAGCAAATTGTCCTATTTAATAGGAGAATTATCAAGGAGATTAAATGAAGCAGAAGAATCTTTATCTTGGTTTAACACTTGCCTGGGGCTTGCATCAACTAAAATGAATCCAGCATTAAATGAAATGGCTAGGGAACAATGGAGATTGATAAGAGAGATGTAG
- a CDS encoding DUF503 domain-containing protein, whose translation MIVGACSLKLRIYESNSLKDKRHVIKSIIGRVQSRFNVSIAEIDLNDSWQSSVIGFACVTNDTNHANQILSNVIKFIDEDGRLEIIDHEIEIL comes from the coding sequence ATGATAGTAGGAGCTTGTTCATTGAAATTGAGAATATATGAATCAAATTCTTTGAAGGATAAGAGACATGTAATAAAAAGTATAATAGGCAGGGTGCAATCAAGGTTTAATGTATCAATAGCTGAAATAGATTTAAATGATAGTTGGCAATCATCAGTAATTGGATTCGCTTGTGTTACTAATGACACAAATCATGCTAACCAAATCCTCTCAAATGTGATAAAATTTATAGATGAGGATGGTAGATTAGAAATAATAGACCATGAAATAGAGATATTATAG
- a CDS encoding toxic anion resistance protein, giving the protein MNNEIPTLTFEPFNDDELTQEIPSGDIISKDDIQIKKHVFDESILSPEEKKIVEDFANQIDLNKSNQILQYGVGAQKKIADFSETALGNVKTKDLGEIGEMLSGVVTELKSFDVEEEEKGFLGFFKKTSNKLTAMKAKFDKAEVNVNKICEALEANQIQLLKDIAMLDKMYDLNKTYFKELSMYILAGKKKLAKVQEEELPALIEKSAASGLPEDAQAVNDLTAICNRFEKKIHDLELTRMISIQMAPQIRLVQGNDTIMAEKIQSTIVNTIPLWKSQMVLALGVTHSGQAARAQREVTDMTNQLLRKNAETLKMATIETAKESERGIVDIETLRITNESLISTLDEVMRIQIEGHQKRKEAEVELNRIEEELKTKLLAIRG; this is encoded by the coding sequence ATGAATAATGAAATACCAACATTAACTTTTGAGCCTTTTAACGATGATGAATTAACTCAAGAAATACCAAGTGGAGACATAATCAGTAAGGATGATATCCAGATTAAAAAGCATGTATTTGATGAAAGCATCCTTTCACCTGAAGAGAAAAAGATTGTAGAGGATTTTGCAAATCAGATTGATTTAAATAAATCAAATCAAATCCTTCAATATGGAGTTGGAGCACAAAAGAAAATTGCAGATTTTTCCGAAACAGCTTTAGGCAATGTAAAAACTAAAGATTTAGGTGAAATCGGTGAAATGCTTTCTGGTGTTGTAACTGAGTTGAAAAGCTTTGATGTAGAAGAAGAGGAGAAAGGATTTTTAGGCTTCTTCAAAAAGACATCCAACAAACTTACAGCAATGAAGGCAAAATTTGATAAGGCAGAAGTTAATGTCAATAAAATCTGTGAAGCATTGGAAGCCAATCAAATACAGTTGCTGAAAGATATAGCTATGCTTGATAAAATGTACGATCTTAATAAAACATATTTTAAAGAACTATCTATGTATATATTGGCAGGTAAAAAGAAACTGGCTAAGGTTCAGGAGGAAGAACTACCTGCCCTAATAGAGAAGTCTGCTGCCAGTGGCTTGCCAGAGGATGCACAGGCTGTTAATGATTTAACCGCAATTTGTAACCGTTTTGAGAAAAAGATTCATGATTTAGAACTAACTAGAATGATTTCGATTCAAATGGCACCACAAATTCGTCTAGTTCAAGGCAATGATACTATAATGGCTGAAAAGATTCAGTCTACAATTGTAAATACAATTCCACTATGGAAAAGTCAGATGGTTTTAGCTTTGGGCGTTACTCATTCAGGACAGGCTGCAAGAGCTCAAAGAGAAGTAACAGATATGACAAATCAACTCTTAAGAAAAAATGCTGAAACACTTAAAATGGCAACTATTGAAACAGCAAAGGAATCAGAACGAGGCATTGTGGACATTGAGACACTTCGCATTACAAATGAGTCACTAATATCCACCCTTGATGAAGTTATGCGTATTCAAATAGAAGGTCATCAAAAGAGGAAGGAAGCAGAAGTCGAGCTAAATAGGATTGAAGAAGAACTGAAAACTAAGCTTTTAGCTATAAGAGGCTAA
- a CDS encoding type II CAAX endopeptidase family protein, which translates to MEKYKVSNKDLILFITITFVLTILMGFAMGAAYTRASVDSFPLVQMYYPAIGAMVTLLLNKRLRKELPKNFFSIFLFFTITSILYLLFSIFILHKDPNDHLTFWLFIGSISLILGYNMDSETSIESFGLKFMINNKSALINTLLFVGIYMISLFIVPLFTGEVSSYIEPFKTLKTWFMLCLLPLSFLTNFPLFLGEEYGWRYFLQPALQERMGKVKGVIILGIIWGIWHLPINMFYYSPETPFHSIINQLIGCIAYSVFLGYVYMKTENIWAISMIHFLNNSLGNVLYGATGTNLVYTWDAVLLNLIIFSILYLPFLLAKEYRKVDMEDKELVE; encoded by the coding sequence TTGGAAAAATATAAAGTTTCAAATAAGGATCTTATTTTATTTATAACAATTACTTTTGTTTTAACAATTCTAATGGGATTTGCAATGGGAGCCGCATATACTAGAGCTTCTGTAGACTCTTTCCCCTTAGTACAAATGTATTACCCTGCAATAGGTGCTATGGTTACTTTATTATTAAATAAAAGGTTAAGAAAAGAATTACCAAAGAATTTCTTTAGTATATTCTTGTTTTTTACAATAACATCTATTCTTTATCTTTTATTCTCTATATTTATATTACACAAAGACCCAAATGACCATTTAACATTTTGGTTATTTATAGGAAGCATTTCTTTAATTCTTGGCTACAATATGGATAGTGAGACATCAATAGAAAGCTTTGGTTTAAAATTCATGATAAACAACAAATCAGCACTTATTAATACTTTATTGTTTGTAGGGATATATATGATTTCTTTATTTATTGTGCCACTGTTCACTGGAGAAGTCAGTAGTTATATTGAACCATTTAAGACTTTGAAAACATGGTTTATGTTATGCTTGTTACCTCTTTCATTTCTAACTAACTTTCCACTATTCTTAGGTGAAGAATATGGATGGAGATATTTTCTACAACCAGCACTTCAAGAACGAATGGGAAAGGTCAAGGGAGTAATAATTCTAGGGATTATTTGGGGAATTTGGCATTTACCAATAAATATGTTCTATTATAGTCCAGAAACACCATTTCATTCTATTATAAATCAATTAATAGGTTGTATTGCCTATTCAGTTTTCTTGGGATATGTATATATGAAGACTGAAAATATATGGGCTATATCTATGATTCATTTTCTTAACAATAGTCTTGGTAATGTATTATATGGAGCAACAGGAACTAATCTAGTATATACATGGGATGCAGTTCTACTCAATCTAATTATTTTCTCCATATTGTATTTGCCATTCTTGTTAGCTAAGGAGTATAGA
- a CDS encoding VanW family protein — protein sequence MKKPIIVSIFIAVAVLATALGSGFYIYKTILNIDTIYKGISIDGYDVSNKTMEQALKYIKEKKEMEIPNKSMNLLYEEKIFNIKITQLGFSYKYETAVKTAYKLGRQGNVLKRLRDIMKIKNGVEVSLNFSYQYSKIEDVVKDISRQINREKTDASIEILNGKITINDEIVGKKLMSDKLSRDIIENINLLKDIEIPVEDIQPRITKAFISRIDGIIGEFSTSFKGSSSGRIENIKLSAKAISNKLISPGEEVSYNNTTGPRESKNGYKEANVIIGGELTPGLGGGVCQTSTTMYNALLLADITILERHPHSIPANYVPYGQDAAVAYGYLDLRFRNDFDFPIYTYAKVVGSSVHIYIYGDTKAKDYQVKINPVIVEKIYAKTEEIYDEKLSPGTKLDIQKGRTGYKVNTFKSIIKSGKVVSKEQITTDHYRKKDYIYKVGPLLQNTIKDDTIIDENIR from the coding sequence ATGAAAAAACCTATAATTGTTTCGATATTCATTGCTGTAGCAGTCTTAGCTACAGCATTAGGATCAGGATTTTATATTTACAAAACTATCCTCAATATAGATACTATATATAAAGGCATTTCAATTGATGGATATGATGTAAGTAATAAAACTATGGAACAAGCCTTAAAGTATATTAAAGAAAAAAAGGAAATGGAAATTCCCAATAAAAGCATGAATCTATTATATGAAGAAAAGATCTTTAATATAAAAATAACTCAACTGGGATTCTCATATAAATACGAAACTGCTGTAAAAACTGCATATAAACTTGGAAGGCAAGGAAATGTCCTTAAAAGATTAAGAGACATTATGAAGATTAAAAATGGAGTTGAAGTATCATTAAATTTTTCATACCAATATAGTAAGATAGAAGATGTAGTAAAAGATATTTCCCGACAAATAAATAGAGAGAAAACAGATGCTAGTATTGAGATACTTAATGGAAAAATTACAATAAATGATGAAATAGTCGGAAAGAAACTAATGTCAGATAAGCTGAGTAGAGATATTATAGAGAATATAAATCTACTTAAAGATATAGAAATTCCTGTAGAGGATATTCAGCCTAGAATTACAAAAGCATTTATATCTAGAATAGATGGCATAATAGGAGAATTTTCAACTTCATTTAAAGGTAGCAGTAGTGGAAGAATAGAAAATATTAAGTTATCCGCTAAAGCCATAAGCAATAAGTTGATTTCTCCAGGTGAAGAAGTATCATACAACAATACAACTGGACCGAGAGAATCGAAAAATGGTTATAAGGAAGCCAATGTAATCATAGGAGGCGAGCTTACACCTGGGCTAGGTGGAGGGGTTTGCCAGACATCCACAACTATGTATAATGCTTTATTACTTGCAGACATTACAATTCTTGAACGACATCCACATTCTATACCAGCAAATTATGTACCATATGGTCAGGATGCTGCAGTTGCTTATGGTTACTTAGATTTAAGATTTAGAAATGATTTTGATTTCCCTATTTATACTTATGCCAAAGTAGTAGGATCCAGTGTGCATATCTATATTTATGGAGATACCAAGGCAAAGGATTATCAGGTTAAGATTAATCCAGTGATAGTAGAAAAAATATATGCAAAGACTGAGGAAATATATGATGAAAAATTATCACCAGGTACTAAATTAGATATTCAAAAAGGTAGAACTGGGTATAAAGTTAATACCTTTAAATCCATAATAAAAAGCGGGAAAGTTGTATCAAAAGAGCAAATAACTACAGACCATTATAGAAAAAAAGATTATATTTATAAAGTAGGTCCCCTATTACAGAACACGATAAAAGATGATACAATAATAGATGAGAACATTAGATAA
- a CDS encoding 5-bromo-4-chloroindolyl phosphate hydrolysis family protein has product MNRRGNLNLGNQIKDIVQDALNNGDFKTLNREIESVVKGALDEVGRSINRKQVNNHNLSNGNNQINSKNTIINYSNVPQGNIQRKPVPKLTKFTVPMGQVSSVLLTVFGIIGSTAFGIAVFVLLILGSVMGGIFNTIAMGLLPCFIGSVILSMNGSRIRKRLKRFQRYVSKMNGRNYALIKDLSSVAGWNDKATVKDLQKMISIGMFPEGHIDDKKTCFMLNNECYEQYLELQEGMKMKELEKQESQKQDAIQGENNKDDKLKPEIRKAIDEGRQFVTEIKNANIAIPGEEISLKLDRLEEITGKIYDYVEIHPEKFNEIKKFTEYFLPTTLKLVDAYRKFDHQPVQGENISSAKKEIEETMDTINIAFENLLDGLFEDAAMDISTDISVLETMFAQEGLTEKNMRVQK; this is encoded by the coding sequence ATGAATAGGCGGGGTAATTTAAATTTAGGTAATCAGATTAAGGATATAGTTCAGGACGCGTTGAACAATGGAGATTTCAAAACATTGAATCGCGAGATTGAGAGCGTTGTTAAAGGTGCACTTGATGAGGTAGGAAGGTCAATTAATAGGAAACAAGTGAATAATCATAATTTAAGCAATGGAAATAATCAAATAAATAGCAAGAATACTATTATTAATTACAGTAATGTTCCCCAAGGGAATATTCAGAGAAAGCCAGTTCCAAAGTTAACAAAGTTCACAGTTCCTATGGGACAGGTATCAAGTGTATTGCTTACTGTATTTGGGATTATAGGTAGTACAGCTTTCGGAATAGCTGTATTTGTATTGCTCATATTAGGTTCTGTCATGGGTGGAATATTTAATACCATTGCTATGGGACTATTACCTTGTTTTATTGGATCTGTAATTTTATCAATGAATGGCAGTAGGATTCGTAAAAGACTAAAGAGATTTCAACGATATGTGTCAAAGATGAATGGCCGCAATTATGCCCTGATTAAAGACCTTTCATCAGTAGCAGGTTGGAATGATAAAGCTACTGTGAAAGATTTGCAAAAGATGATTTCTATAGGTATGTTTCCAGAAGGGCATATTGATGATAAAAAAACCTGTTTTATGTTAAATAACGAATGCTACGAGCAATATCTTGAGCTACAAGAAGGTATGAAAATGAAGGAGTTGGAGAAGCAAGAAAGTCAGAAACAGGATGCTATACAGGGAGAAAATAATAAAGATGATAAGTTAAAACCTGAGATTAGAAAAGCAATTGATGAAGGACGACAATTCGTCACGGAAATTAAAAATGCAAATATCGCAATTCCAGGTGAAGAAATCTCACTTAAGTTAGATAGATTGGAAGAAATAACAGGAAAGATCTATGATTATGTGGAGATTCATCCAGAAAAGTTTAATGAAATAAAGAAGTTTACTGAGTATTTCCTTCCTACAACATTAAAACTGGTAGATGCTTATAGAAAATTCGATCACCAACCAGTACAAGGAGAGAATATTTCAAGCGCAAAGAAAGAAATAGAGGAAACAATGGATACCATTAATATTGCCTTTGAAAATTTATTGGATGGTCTCTTCGAGGATGCAGCAATGGATATATCAACTGACATATCTGTATTAGAAACTATGTTTGCACAAGAAGGATTAACAGAGAAGAATATGAGAGTTCAAAAATAA